One Mycolicibacterium parafortuitum DNA segment encodes these proteins:
- a CDS encoding dihydrofolate reductase family protein yields the protein MTAVAPQPSVIDAEALADDELRDLLAYPGGLRRPLLRANFIASIDGAVTLDGSGRRLGTATDRRVFTRLREVADVILVGAVTATATPYVDIRLSAEAQAWRTANGLTAELPVAVVSGTGAVPGHLLDDVDVPAVALISATADESARRVLARSSARVAELPGATIGSAAIRDALGRLGLHRVLVEGGPTLFSQLVSDNEIDELCLTTSPKVVAGPARRIAATETHVEIRMERRAILVGADGTVIVRWARTRP from the coding sequence GTGACCGCAGTGGCACCGCAGCCGAGCGTGATCGACGCCGAGGCGCTGGCCGACGACGAGTTGCGCGACCTGCTGGCCTATCCCGGGGGCCTGCGGCGGCCGCTGTTGCGGGCCAACTTCATCGCGAGCATCGACGGTGCGGTGACCCTCGACGGCTCGGGTCGCAGACTCGGCACGGCGACCGACCGCCGGGTGTTCACCAGGCTGCGCGAGGTCGCCGACGTGATCCTCGTCGGCGCCGTCACCGCCACCGCCACCCCGTACGTCGACATCCGGCTCAGCGCCGAGGCGCAAGCGTGGCGGACCGCGAACGGGCTGACCGCCGAGCTACCCGTGGCGGTGGTGTCGGGTACAGGAGCGGTGCCGGGGCATCTGCTCGACGACGTCGACGTGCCCGCCGTGGCGCTGATCAGTGCGACCGCCGACGAGTCCGCGCGTCGCGTGCTGGCGCGATCCTCGGCGCGGGTGGCCGAACTGCCCGGCGCCACGATCGGGTCCGCCGCGATCCGCGATGCGCTCGGCCGGCTCGGGTTGCACCGCGTGCTCGTCGAGGGTGGACCCACCTTGTTCTCACAACTGGTGTCCGACAACGAGATCGACGAACTGTGCCTGACGACGAGCCCGAAGGTAGTCGCCGGGCCGGCGCGCCGCATCGCCGCGACCGAAACCCACGTCGAGATCCGGATGGAGCGGCGCGCCATCCTCGTCGGCGCCGACGGCACCGTCATCGTGCGCTGGGCGCGAACGCGGCCCTGA
- a CDS encoding TIM barrel protein, whose translation MSFRLAVCAEMVFRDLPIVERIERIGELGFAAEIWSWHDKDLNALAATGVTITSMTGYLHGDLVDPETCDEVVRTARLSIEAAETLGVTRLNLHTAELVDGRAARPRQRSTGQMWLTAARTLERIGELGAAAGVQFCVENLNTIVDHPGVPLARAKDTLALIEGVGHPNVKMMLDLYHAQLGEGNLIDLVRRCGDAIGEIQVADVPGRCEPGTGEINYPAVADALRGIGYTGTVGMEAWASGAGTAGSEAALSAFRAAFAPSAR comes from the coding sequence ATGAGCTTCCGGTTGGCGGTGTGCGCCGAGATGGTGTTTCGCGACCTGCCGATCGTCGAGCGGATCGAGCGCATCGGCGAACTCGGGTTCGCCGCCGAGATCTGGAGCTGGCACGACAAGGACCTCAACGCGCTGGCAGCCACCGGGGTCACGATCACGTCGATGACGGGCTATCTGCACGGCGACCTCGTCGACCCCGAAACCTGCGACGAGGTGGTGCGCACCGCGAGGTTGAGCATCGAGGCCGCCGAGACCCTCGGCGTCACCCGGCTGAACCTGCACACCGCAGAGCTGGTGGACGGCCGCGCCGCACGCCCCCGGCAGCGCAGCACCGGGCAGATGTGGCTGACCGCGGCACGCACACTGGAACGCATCGGCGAGCTGGGCGCTGCGGCCGGCGTGCAGTTCTGTGTGGAGAACCTCAACACGATCGTGGACCACCCCGGGGTTCCGCTGGCGCGGGCGAAGGACACCCTGGCGCTGATCGAGGGGGTGGGCCATCCGAACGTGAAGATGATGCTGGACCTCTACCACGCCCAGCTCGGCGAGGGGAATCTGATCGACCTGGTCCGCCGCTGCGGTGACGCGATCGGAGAGATCCAGGTGGCCGATGTGCCGGGCCGCTGCGAGCCGGGCACGGGCGAGATCAACTATCCAGCGGTGGCCGACGCGCTGCGCGGGATCGGCTACACCGGCACGGTCGGTATGGAGGCGTGGGCGTCCGGGGCAGGCACGGCGGGAAGTGAGGCCGCGCTCTCGGCGTTCAGGGCCGCGTTCGCGCCCAGCGCACGATGA
- a CDS encoding GntR family transcriptional regulator, producing the protein MPLTVELDRSSPVPLYYQLAQAIEAAIRDGELAPGDRFENELALAKRLTLSRPTTRRAIQELVDKGLLVRKRGVGTQVVQNPVHRRVELTSLFDDLARAGQEPTTRLLKYHVGPPDEEIARELNLTDGRDVATIHRLRCANGEPLALMTNHLPADIAPQADELEKHGLYQSLRARGVHIRLARQRIGARSATRAEAQLLEEKHNAPLLTMARTAFDDSGAAVEFGHHCYRASRYYFETTLVDR; encoded by the coding sequence GTGCCGCTGACTGTGGAGCTAGACAGGTCAAGCCCGGTCCCTCTCTACTACCAGCTCGCCCAGGCGATCGAGGCCGCCATCAGAGATGGCGAACTCGCCCCCGGTGACCGATTCGAGAACGAGCTCGCGTTGGCGAAGCGACTCACGCTGTCGCGCCCGACCACGCGGCGGGCGATTCAGGAGCTCGTCGACAAGGGCCTACTGGTCCGCAAGCGGGGTGTCGGCACCCAGGTCGTCCAGAATCCGGTGCACCGCCGAGTCGAGTTGACCAGTCTGTTCGACGACCTCGCACGCGCGGGCCAGGAGCCGACCACCCGGCTGCTGAAGTACCACGTCGGTCCGCCCGACGAAGAGATCGCCCGCGAACTGAACCTGACCGACGGGCGGGACGTCGCGACGATCCACCGGCTCCGGTGCGCGAACGGCGAACCGCTGGCGTTGATGACGAACCACCTGCCCGCCGACATCGCGCCGCAGGCCGATGAACTCGAGAAGCACGGGCTGTACCAGTCGCTGCGGGCCCGTGGTGTGCACATCCGCCTCGCCAGGCAGCGGATCGGCGCGCGCAGCGCGACGCGCGCAGAGGCCCAGCTGCTCGAGGAAAAGCACAATGCCCCGCTACTGACCATGGCGCGCACTGCATTCGACGACTCCGGCGCCGCCGTCGAGTTCGGCCACCACTGCTATCGCGCATCGCGCTACTACTTCGAAACCACCCTTGTGGACCGCTGA
- a CDS encoding Cgl0159 family (beta/alpha)8-fold protein — MSDTAVCTDYVSLTEVRATEPGAVARAWAQRATRPTLRGNGRLMIVAADHPARGALSVGSRPTAMNSRTELLDRLRTALADPGVDGVLATADILDDLVLLGALEDKVVFSSFNRGGLAGSSFELDDRMTGATAASTAAAKMNGGKMLCRIDLDDPGTVATLASCARAVDELAAHGLIAMLEPFMSSRVNSKVRNDLSPDAVIKSVHISQGLGGTSAFTWMKLPVVAEMERVMDATTLPTLLLGGDPTDPDEAFASWQKALALPSVRGLIVGRSLLYPPDDDVSAAVATAVAMVR, encoded by the coding sequence ATGTCTGATACCGCCGTGTGCACCGATTACGTGTCGCTGACCGAGGTCCGGGCCACCGAACCGGGGGCCGTGGCCCGCGCCTGGGCGCAGCGCGCCACCCGGCCCACGCTGCGCGGCAACGGAAGACTGATGATCGTCGCCGCGGACCACCCGGCCAGGGGCGCCCTGTCGGTCGGCTCGCGTCCCACCGCGATGAACAGCCGCACCGAACTGCTCGATCGGCTGCGCACCGCGCTCGCCGATCCAGGCGTGGACGGCGTGCTCGCCACCGCGGACATCCTCGACGACCTGGTGCTGCTCGGCGCGCTGGAGGACAAGGTGGTGTTCTCCTCGTTCAACCGCGGCGGGCTGGCGGGTTCGTCGTTCGAACTCGACGACCGCATGACGGGCGCCACCGCGGCGTCCACCGCCGCGGCGAAGATGAACGGCGGAAAGATGTTGTGCCGCATCGACCTCGACGATCCCGGCACGGTCGCCACGCTGGCGTCCTGCGCCCGCGCCGTCGACGAACTGGCCGCCCACGGGCTGATCGCGATGCTGGAACCATTCATGTCGTCACGAGTGAACAGCAAGGTGCGCAACGACCTGTCCCCCGACGCGGTGATCAAGTCGGTGCACATCAGCCAGGGGCTCGGCGGCACGTCGGCGTTCACCTGGATGAAACTGCCCGTCGTGGCCGAGATGGAACGGGTGATGGATGCGACCACGCTGCCGACCCTGCTTCTCGGCGGCGACCCGACCGATCCCGACGAGGCGTTCGCCAGCTGGCAGAAGGCGCTGGCCCTGCCCTCGGTGCGGGGTCTGATCGTCGGACGCAGCCTGTTGTATCCGCCCGACGACGACGTCAGTGCGGCCGTCGCGACCGCGGTGGCGATGGTCCGATGA
- the iolC gene encoding 5-dehydro-2-deoxygluconokinase, whose translation MTNQPYDVLAIGRCGVDVYPLQVGVGLEEVQTFGKFLGGSAANVAVAAARLGNRAALISGVGDDPFGRYVRAELERLDVDSRFVATHGEFPTPVTFCEIFPPDDFPLYFYRKPSAPDLQIRADEIDSEAVRSARLYWSTVTGLSEEPSRSAHFAAWGARERRPLTVLDLDYRPMFWASPAAATEQVRKALAHVTVAVGNREECEIAVGETNPHKAADALLDLGVELAIVKQGPRGVLGKTKHSSVTVAPNEVDVVNGLGAGDAFGGSLCHGLLNNWSLEKTLRYANAAGAIVAGRLECSTAMPTAAEVADLAEQTAMGAVNV comes from the coding sequence ATGACCAATCAGCCATATGACGTGCTCGCCATCGGGCGGTGCGGCGTCGACGTATATCCACTCCAGGTCGGAGTCGGCCTCGAAGAGGTGCAGACGTTCGGGAAGTTCCTCGGTGGCAGCGCCGCCAACGTCGCGGTCGCCGCGGCACGCCTGGGGAACCGCGCGGCGCTGATCTCGGGCGTCGGTGACGACCCGTTCGGCCGTTATGTGCGCGCCGAACTCGAGCGCCTCGACGTCGACAGCCGCTTCGTGGCCACCCACGGCGAGTTCCCGACCCCGGTGACGTTCTGCGAGATCTTCCCGCCCGACGACTTCCCGCTGTACTTCTACCGCAAGCCCAGTGCACCGGATCTGCAGATCCGCGCCGACGAGATCGACTCCGAGGCGGTGCGATCGGCGCGGCTGTACTGGTCGACGGTCACCGGACTGTCCGAAGAGCCGAGCCGCAGTGCACATTTCGCAGCCTGGGGCGCTCGCGAACGGCGTCCGCTGACGGTGCTCGACCTCGACTACCGGCCGATGTTCTGGGCCTCCCCCGCCGCGGCCACCGAGCAGGTGCGCAAGGCGCTGGCCCATGTCACGGTCGCGGTCGGCAACCGTGAGGAGTGTGAGATCGCCGTCGGCGAGACCAACCCGCACAAGGCCGCCGACGCGCTGCTCGACCTCGGTGTCGAGCTGGCCATCGTCAAACAGGGTCCGCGCGGTGTCCTCGGCAAGACGAAGCACTCGTCGGTGACGGTGGCGCCCAACGAAGTCGACGTGGTCAACGGCCTGGGCGCAGGCGATGCGTTCGGCGGCAGCCTGTGCCATGGCTTGCTGAACAACTGGTCGCTGGAGAAGACGCTGCGCTACGCCAACGCCGCGGGCGCCATCGTCGCGGGCCGGCTCGAATGTTCGACCGCGATGCCGACCGCCGCCGAGGTCGCCGATCTGGCCGAGCAGACCGCGATGGGGGCTGTCAATGTCTGA
- a CDS encoding Gfo/Idh/MocA family protein, translated as MSDLRIAVLGVGVMGADHVARITSRISGARVSVVNDYVTEKAEQLAGSVPGCRAVADPLDAIAGDDVDAVLVASPGSAHEKQLLACLEYRKPVMCEKPLTTDVSTSLDIVRREAELGRSLIQVGFMRRFDDEYMRLKMLLDGGELGRPLVMHCVHRNPHVPSYFDSSLIVKDSLVHEVDVTRFLFGEEIATVQIIKPASNPGAPEGVIDPQIAILRTVSGKHVDVELFVTTGVAYEVRTEVVGEHGSAMIGLDVGLIRKSSPGVWGGTITPGFRERFGRAYDSEIQRWVDAVKGGATTGNYTDGPTAWDGYAAAAVCAAGVESLETGSPVDVQLAERP; from the coding sequence ATGTCAGATCTGCGTATCGCCGTGCTCGGTGTCGGTGTGATGGGCGCCGACCACGTCGCCCGCATCACCTCGCGCATCTCCGGCGCCCGGGTGAGCGTGGTCAACGACTACGTCACGGAGAAGGCCGAACAGCTCGCCGGCTCCGTCCCCGGCTGCCGGGCCGTCGCCGACCCACTGGATGCGATCGCCGGTGACGATGTCGATGCGGTACTTGTCGCCAGCCCGGGGTCCGCACACGAGAAGCAACTACTCGCCTGCCTGGAGTACCGCAAACCGGTCATGTGCGAAAAGCCTTTGACGACAGATGTTTCCACGTCGCTGGACATCGTGCGGCGGGAGGCGGAGCTCGGCCGATCGCTGATCCAGGTCGGGTTCATGCGCCGCTTCGACGACGAGTACATGCGGCTGAAGATGCTGCTCGACGGTGGAGAGCTCGGCCGGCCACTGGTGATGCACTGTGTGCACCGCAATCCGCATGTGCCGTCATACTTCGACAGCTCACTGATCGTCAAGGACTCGCTCGTGCACGAGGTGGACGTGACCCGCTTCCTGTTCGGCGAGGAGATCGCCACCGTGCAGATCATCAAGCCCGCCTCGAATCCCGGTGCGCCCGAGGGTGTGATCGACCCGCAGATCGCGATCTTGAGGACGGTCTCGGGCAAGCACGTCGACGTCGAACTCTTCGTCACCACCGGCGTCGCCTACGAGGTGCGCACCGAGGTGGTCGGTGAGCACGGTAGCGCGATGATCGGTCTGGACGTCGGGCTGATCCGCAAGAGCTCCCCCGGCGTGTGGGGCGGCACGATCACCCCCGGGTTCCGCGAGCGCTTCGGTCGCGCCTACGACAGCGAGATCCAGCGTTGGGTCGACGCGGTCAAGGGCGGTGCCACCACGGGGAATTACACCGATGGCCCGACCGCGTGGGACGGCTACGCCGCCGCGGCGGTCTGCGCCGCCGGCGTCGAATCGCTGGAGACCGGTAGCCCCGTCGACGTGCAGCTCGCCGAACGCCCCTGA
- the iolB gene encoding 5-deoxy-glucuronate isomerase — protein MRSELYIPAGSAVAPFTVAITPEDAGWAESSLHVVDLGADGSVSLSTDGTEVMILPLSGGGRVECGGETFTLSPRASVFDGPADMVYLGIGQDYTLAGHGRIAICGARAATSFPNRRVAAAEVAVELRGAGNCSRQVHNFGTATAFEADSLIACEVITPGGNWSSYPAHKHDENSDVETQLEEIYYFEIGDSPAGTPGFGYHRVYGTPQRPIEVLEEVRSGDVVLVPHGYHGPSIAAPGHHMYYLNVMAGSGPTRAWLICDDPNHTWLRGSWEHQDVDPRLPFTGSPAADPAIQGE, from the coding sequence ATGAGGTCGGAACTGTACATCCCGGCGGGCAGCGCCGTCGCACCGTTCACCGTCGCGATCACCCCCGAGGACGCCGGCTGGGCCGAATCCTCGTTGCATGTCGTCGATCTGGGTGCCGACGGCTCGGTGTCGCTGTCCACCGACGGCACCGAGGTGATGATCCTTCCGCTGTCCGGTGGCGGACGTGTCGAGTGCGGCGGTGAGACCTTCACGCTGTCACCGCGGGCGTCGGTGTTCGACGGGCCCGCCGACATGGTCTACCTCGGCATCGGGCAGGACTACACCCTGGCGGGCCACGGCCGCATCGCGATCTGCGGTGCGAGGGCCGCGACGTCGTTTCCGAACCGGCGGGTGGCCGCGGCCGAGGTCGCGGTCGAGTTGCGCGGTGCGGGCAACTGCAGCAGGCAGGTACACAACTTCGGCACCGCGACGGCGTTCGAGGCGGATTCCCTGATCGCGTGTGAGGTGATCACCCCGGGCGGCAACTGGTCGAGCTACCCGGCCCACAAGCACGACGAGAACAGCGACGTCGAGACCCAGCTCGAGGAGATCTACTACTTCGAGATCGGCGACTCCCCCGCCGGCACCCCGGGGTTCGGATACCACCGGGTGTACGGCACCCCGCAACGCCCGATCGAGGTGCTCGAAGAGGTGCGCTCCGGTGACGTGGTGCTGGTCCCGCACGGCTACCACGGCCCGTCCATCGCCGCGCCCGGACACCACATGTACTACCTGAACGTGATGGCCGGATCCGGTCCCACCCGGGCCTGGCTGATCTGTGACGACCCGAATCACACCTGGCTGCGCGGCAGTTGGGAGCACCAGGACGTCGACCCGCGCCTACCGTTCACCGGATCGCCCGCAGCCGACCCCGCTATTCAAGGAGAATGA
- a CDS encoding type VI secretion system baseplate subunit TssF, with amino-acid sequence MTPSMSVTRLGVPPDAQIAQSATEFTVPQGTGMLSGVSR; translated from the coding sequence ATGACCCCGTCGATGTCCGTCACCCGCCTCGGCGTACCCCCCGATGCGCAGATCGCCCAGAGCGCAACGGAATTCACCGTGCCGCAGGGCACGGGCATGCTCAGCGGGGTGTCGCGATGA
- the iolD gene encoding 3D-(3,5/4)-trihydroxycyclohexane-1,2-dione acylhydrolase (decyclizing), translating into MVSTAPKSTEKLVDDEPTVRLTVAQATVRFLANQYVERDGERHKFFAGCLGIFGHGNVAGIGQALLQDEIEAREAGVEPGLRYVLGRNEQAMVHTAVAYARQQDRTQAWAVTASVGPGSTNMLTGAALATINRLPVLLLPSDTFATRVSAPVLQELELPSSGDVTVNDAFKPLSRYFDRVWRPEQLPAALLGAMRVLTDPVETGAATVALPQDVQAESFDWPVSLFAERTWHIARPLPERSVIAKAAAVIRSARTPLIVAGGGVIYSGADEALARFVATTGIPVCESQAGKGSLLHDDPRSVGAVGSTGTTAANALASEADVVIGIGTRYSDFTSASRTAFNNPDVRFVNINVASLDSVKQGGISVVSDAREALDALTELLADHTVDAEYTTRIRELMAEWNATVDDAYRTRDGEALNQNQVIGLVNTLSDPRDVVVCAAGSMPGDLHKLWRMRDRKGYHVEYGFSCMGYEIAGGIGVRMAAPERDVFVMVGDGSYLMMATELATAVQEGVKIIPVLVQNHGFASIGGLSESLGSQRFGTSYQYRGESGRLDGGRLPVDLAANAASLGADVIRADTAAEFTDAVKVAKASDRTTVIYVETDPLVYAPDSHSWWDVPVSEVSTLDSTQQAYQRYAEWKKVQRPLINPSDR; encoded by the coding sequence GTGGTTTCCACCGCGCCGAAGTCGACCGAGAAGCTCGTCGACGATGAACCGACCGTGCGGCTCACCGTGGCCCAGGCGACCGTGCGGTTCCTGGCCAACCAGTATGTCGAGCGGGACGGCGAGCGGCACAAGTTCTTCGCCGGCTGCCTCGGGATCTTCGGCCATGGCAACGTGGCGGGCATCGGGCAGGCGTTGCTGCAGGACGAGATCGAAGCACGCGAGGCCGGCGTCGAACCCGGGCTGAGATACGTGCTCGGACGCAACGAGCAGGCCATGGTGCACACCGCGGTCGCGTACGCGCGCCAGCAGGACCGCACCCAGGCGTGGGCGGTCACCGCCAGTGTCGGCCCCGGCTCGACGAACATGCTGACCGGCGCGGCGCTGGCCACGATCAACCGGTTGCCGGTATTGCTGCTGCCCTCCGATACTTTCGCGACCCGCGTCAGCGCGCCGGTGTTGCAGGAACTGGAGTTGCCGTCCAGCGGCGACGTGACGGTCAACGACGCGTTCAAACCGCTGTCGCGGTATTTCGACCGGGTGTGGCGGCCCGAACAGTTGCCCGCCGCGCTCCTCGGCGCGATGCGGGTGCTGACCGATCCCGTCGAGACCGGCGCGGCGACCGTGGCGCTCCCCCAGGATGTCCAGGCCGAATCGTTCGACTGGCCGGTGTCGCTGTTCGCCGAGCGCACCTGGCACATCGCCCGCCCGCTGCCGGAACGGTCCGTCATCGCCAAGGCTGCGGCGGTGATCCGGTCGGCACGCACACCGCTGATCGTCGCCGGCGGCGGCGTGATCTACTCGGGGGCCGACGAGGCGCTGGCACGTTTCGTCGCCACCACCGGCATCCCGGTGTGCGAGAGCCAGGCGGGTAAGGGTTCGCTGCTGCACGACGATCCGCGCTCGGTCGGCGCGGTCGGATCGACGGGCACCACCGCCGCGAACGCGCTCGCCAGTGAGGCCGACGTCGTCATCGGGATCGGCACCCGGTACAGCGACTTCACCTCCGCGTCGCGCACGGCGTTCAACAACCCCGACGTGCGGTTCGTGAACATCAATGTGGCGTCGCTGGATTCGGTCAAGCAGGGCGGCATCAGCGTGGTATCGGATGCGCGCGAGGCGCTCGACGCGCTGACCGAACTGCTGGCCGACCACACCGTCGACGCCGAGTACACCACCCGGATCCGTGAGCTGATGGCGGAGTGGAACGCCACCGTCGACGATGCCTACCGCACCCGCGACGGCGAGGCACTGAACCAGAACCAGGTGATCGGGCTGGTGAACACGCTGTCGGATCCCCGCGACGTGGTGGTGTGTGCGGCCGGGTCCATGCCCGGTGATCTGCACAAGCTGTGGCGGATGCGCGACCGGAAGGGGTATCACGTCGAATACGGCTTCTCGTGCATGGGTTACGAGATCGCCGGCGGTATCGGTGTGCGGATGGCCGCCCCCGAGCGCGACGTGTTCGTGATGGTCGGCGACGGCTCGTACCTGATGATGGCCACCGAACTGGCCACGGCGGTGCAGGAGGGCGTCAAGATCATCCCGGTGCTGGTGCAGAACCACGGTTTCGCGTCGATCGGCGGGCTGTCGGAATCGCTTGGCTCGCAACGGTTCGGCACGTCATATCAGTACCGCGGCGAGAGCGGACGGCTCGACGGTGGCAGACTGCCGGTGGACCTGGCCGCCAACGCCGCCAGCCTCGGCGCGGACGTCATCCGGGCGGACACCGCGGCCGAGTTCACCGATGCGGTCAAGGTGGCCAAGGCCAGTGACCGCACCACGGTAATCTATGTCGAGACCGATCCGCTGGTGTACGCACCCGACAGCCATTCGTGGTGGGACGTCCCGGTCAGCGAGGTCTCCACCCTGGATTCCACGCAGCAGGCCTACCAGCGCTACGCGGAGTGGAAGAAAGTGCAACGGCCGCTGATCAATCCGTCCGATCGCTGA
- a CDS encoding DHA2 family efflux MFS transporter permease subunit, with amino-acid sequence MSQHRRPFRALWAMMIGFFLIVADSTVVAVANPALKHDFGVEYHSVIWVTSAYLLAFAAFLLIGGRLGDRFGPKHIYLFGLATFTAASVWCGLSTSVGTLICARVVQGMGAALLTPQILTSITRTFPPQRHGAAMSVWGATAGVGMLAGPVLGGVLLGTAGWRWIFLINLPIGVVGLALAAWLIPALPGRRLRFDIVGVVLSGAGICLIVLGVQEGQHHDWSVPIWATIITGITCIAVFFGWQTKHSREPLIPSRLGSYRNFVLSNAGIALVSFVFAAFAIPLMIFLQEVAGLTALRAALLMAPTAIATVVLAPVVGRLVDRAHPRPLVVFGFTLLVVALLWLAVEMEPDHPVWRLALPMTLVGVAGAFTWEPLSATATRALPEDLAGAGSAVCNTARHVGGVLSSAGIAALITILLGDEHAEHIHLDDEAGAALPEPLEDLFADAMAQSMLLPACAAALGIVAAMFLSGGEQKPAPAAAVALSRLGGGTP; translated from the coding sequence GTGTCGCAGCACCGCCGCCCGTTCCGCGCGCTGTGGGCGATGATGATCGGCTTCTTCCTGATCGTCGCGGACTCGACCGTCGTCGCGGTGGCCAACCCCGCGCTCAAACACGACTTCGGGGTCGAGTACCACTCCGTCATCTGGGTGACCAGCGCCTACCTTCTCGCGTTCGCGGCGTTCCTGCTGATCGGTGGACGACTCGGAGACCGGTTCGGCCCCAAGCACATCTATCTGTTCGGGCTGGCGACGTTCACGGCGGCGTCGGTGTGGTGCGGCCTGTCGACCTCGGTCGGCACGCTGATCTGCGCGCGGGTGGTCCAGGGCATGGGTGCGGCGCTGCTGACCCCGCAGATCCTGACGTCGATCACCAGGACCTTCCCGCCGCAGCGCCATGGTGCCGCGATGAGTGTCTGGGGCGCCACTGCCGGGGTCGGGATGCTTGCGGGTCCGGTGCTCGGTGGCGTGCTCCTGGGCACCGCAGGCTGGCGGTGGATCTTTCTGATCAACCTGCCGATCGGTGTCGTCGGTCTGGCGTTGGCCGCGTGGCTGATTCCCGCGCTGCCGGGGCGGCGACTGCGCTTCGACATCGTCGGGGTGGTGTTGTCGGGCGCCGGCATCTGCCTGATCGTGCTCGGCGTGCAGGAGGGCCAGCACCACGACTGGTCCGTGCCGATCTGGGCCACGATCATCACTGGAATCACCTGTATCGCAGTGTTTTTCGGATGGCAGACGAAACACTCCAGAGAGCCGTTGATTCCGTCGCGGCTGGGGTCGTACCGGAACTTCGTGCTGTCCAACGCCGGGATCGCACTGGTCAGTTTCGTCTTCGCCGCGTTCGCGATCCCGTTGATGATCTTCCTGCAGGAGGTCGCGGGGCTGACGGCGCTGCGCGCGGCGCTGCTCATGGCACCGACAGCGATCGCCACCGTCGTGCTCGCGCCGGTGGTCGGGCGCCTCGTCGACCGTGCGCACCCCCGGCCCCTCGTCGTGTTCGGGTTCACCCTGCTGGTGGTCGCGTTGCTGTGGCTCGCCGTGGAGATGGAACCGGACCATCCGGTGTGGCGGTTGGCGCTGCCGATGACACTGGTCGGGGTGGCCGGCGCGTTCACCTGGGAGCCGTTGTCGGCCACCGCTACCCGTGCGCTGCCGGAGGACCTCGCCGGTGCCGGATCCGCGGTGTGCAACACCGCCCGCCATGTCGGCGGCGTGCTCAGCAGCGCCGGTATCGCCGCGCTGATCACGATCCTGCTCGGCGACGAACACGCCGAGCACATCCACCTCGATGACGAAGCCGGGGCGGCGCTGCCCGAACCGCTCGAGGACCTGTTCGCCGATGCGATGGCGCAGTCGATGCTGCTGCCCGCATGCGCGGCGGCACTGGGGATCGTGGCGGCGATGTTCCTGTCGGGCGGCGAGCAGAAACCGGCGCCGGCAGCCGCCGTGGCACTGTCCCGGCTCGGAGGGGGGACGCCGTGA